One Uloborus diversus isolate 005 chromosome 7, Udiv.v.3.1, whole genome shotgun sequence genomic window, caataatatCCCCCTAAaccttaaatttcatcttaaaattgtcaacgaaaatattgcactatattgcggggagaggtcgggtacaAAGGGGGAGCAAATTTTACCCCAAATGCGGTGATATACAGCTTTGTATGTTTAGCTTTTACTatagctacatttcttggctcaatttttattttagttttattggcagctttagaattaaccttaataagaagattttaggattaactacaattattgagtgttgtaacaaagaaatcatatactgattttgttttgaactttttagtgattAGCCAAGCTTTTTTAGATAAagtcttcagattaaaaaaaatatatatatattttatccgatcttttggatttgcgctttcgggccaagccaacacttatttgaatttaacaagcaccctcagaagtgtcacgacttgctcaagcgattcatacatcccttttactattttataactgagatcgaggtaaaaaatatactattatttctacttgaaagtgattacttgggaAATGTTTCGCAGCAAAActatttgctgacagttgctatcacttaagtaaagttaaaataagcaaactaggagactgcgtaggtagctgttacagaaagctcgataaacaatcaagcctgctggttgccacaatgacaagcattttcttattagtagcatTTAACCAAATTaataggtagtcagtttttttaaaaatgcaagaagagtctatgaaaattaaagaaattaaaaaaaaatggagtcggagtcggcatgttttcgaacgactccaactcctttacccgaaaatcagtccgactccgactccacagccctgttttttacgcttctgctcttgacatcacaagtgatgaaaagtcattcactgatgccaacagcgcagagcgcaatattttggcattggataaagataaaaattttatggaGCAATAGTATATTAACGACTTTCATactttgcttcagaaaagccttcatttGAAATTCGCATTATGatttctattaatattattgtttaaaTGGCAACCATTTTCTTTAAgtgcgtaaacattcagcgtgccaaagtacatcacttctgacgtcataaagaccccgctttatttcaaaaatcggataagataaaatatttaattaaaagataacttttgggaaaataaaaaaatattctgtttttttttttttttttttttttttttttttctgattttatcaatttgagtgactaaaagtagtacttttgacggaaggaaacaaccccattataacttgtttcatttttttactttcaggATGAACTTGAACTGTTTTGATAGCTCTGAAACGACGTGTATCAAAGGAGAATATTCAAAAAAGCATTCGTTAAAGCACGAGGACCTCTTTGTTTCTCAGTATTGTGAAGATCAGTATAGCAGTAAAAGCGAGCTTGAGGAACGCCTTCTGGAGCATTCAGAAGACAAACTGCATACTTGTGAAGTTTGCAAAAGTAGCTTCCGGCAAAAACGTTCACTTAAAAGACATATGATTGTTCATATGAGAGAAAGGCCTTTCGCATGCAATCTGTGTGAAGCCAGGTTCTCGCGGAAAGAAGTTCTTGATTCACATTTCATTACACATAGAGAAGATAGGACTTTTCCTTGTGGTATGTGCGAGAAGACGTTCAAACACAATGTGAGCTTGAGGAGGCATTTTTTGAGTCACGAAGAGGAGAAGCCTGAATGTGAAATTTGCGGGAAAATCTACAGCGACAGAAGCAACTATAAAAAACACCTTACtatccatactggtgaaaagccttACTCTTGCGAACATTGCGAGAAGACCTTCAGGTCAAAGAAATACTTGCTTCAGCATCTGGCCACACATTCTGACGCGAAGCCCTATGCCTGCGAGATTTGCAACAAGACATTTGGGCAAAAACGGCTACTGAAGGCTCACCAATTGAGGCATGCTGGAGAAAAGCCTTACTCTTGCAAACATTGCGAGAAGACCCTCAGGTCAAAGAAATACTTGCTTCAGCATCTGACCACACATTCTGACCTGAAGCCCTATGCCTGCGAGATTTGCAACAAGACATTTGGGCAAAAACGGGGACTGAAGGCTCACCAGTTGAGGCATGCTGGAGAAAAGCCTTACTCTTGCGAACATTGCGAGAAGACCCTCAAGTCAAAGAAATACTTGCTTCAGCATCTGGCTACACATTCTGACGCAAAGCCCTATGCCTGCGAGATTTGCAACAAGACATTTGGGCAAAAACGGGGACTGAAGGCTCACCAGTTGAGGCATGCTGGAGAAAAGCCTTACTCTTGCGAACATTGCGAGAAGACCCTCAAGTCAAAGAAATACTTGCTTCAGCATCTGGCCACACATTCTGACGCGAAGCCCTATGCCTGCGAGATTTGCAACAAGACATTTGGGCAAAAACGGGGACTGAAGGCTCACCAGTTGAGGCATGCTGGAGAAAAGCCTTTTGCTTGCGAACATTGCGAGAAGACCCTCAAGTCAAAGAAATACTTGCTTCAGCATCTGGCCACACATTCTGACGCGAAGCCCTATGCCTGCGAGATTTGCAACAAGACATTTGGGCAAAAACGGGGACTGAAGGCTCACCAGTTGAGGCATGCTGGAGAAAAGCCTTTTGCTTGCGAACATTGCGAGAAGACCCTCAAGTCAAAGAAATACTTGCTTCAGCATCTGGCCACACATTCTGACGCGAAGCCCTATGCCTGCGAGATTTGCAACAAGACATTTGGGCAAAAACGGGGACTGAAGGCTCACCAGTTGAGGCATGCTGGAGAAAAGCCTTTTGCTTGCGAGGTTTTCGATCAAAGTCTCCTTGATGCAGCATGAAATGTTGCACACGGGAGTGAGGCCTCATGCTTGTGATTCTTGTGACAAAAGTTATCGATCACGCGGCAGTCTCAAATACCATCTGGCGATGCATaccaaaaaatgaatttagttcGAGTAGGAAGGGGAAAGCATGGCTAAAAATACAGCCCCCAGGGGCTACAGAGAAGTCTTACAGCAGAGAGTTTACAGAGAAGAAGGATAACAGCTCGGTTAGAtacttcaatttacgagttgaaccgcaccaacCATCTGCGGACTCTCGccggtgagataaatttactttatttaccaGTTTGTTGGCCTCTCGGCTTCAATAGCCACGTTCACAAGACACTTTTTTACCTCGCCAATCCCCGTTCCAGCTCTGAAAAAAGCCAGTTGGTAAACTTTCCCGTTGACATGTCAAAAGAGGTTGACCATTGTACCCGAGAAGGTGGTTtgtacccagcatccttagcggctatacCCAGTAAGCAGGCGAACTTGTTTCCCGTACATTCTGGGTAAACACTCCGCATTTACTCCAGAAGGAAGCAGGATGGAGAAAAATCCACATTTACCCGGGAAATAACCGGAACGCGGTTAAAAGCAAGTTATTTGCGGGGTTTGAAAATATCCATCTAAACGCGgctaatgagatgacatctgcctccagctcggttattccagAATAATGAGTTCAAAGCAAGGACGAAACTTCAGTCTCTCGATGGGCTAACAGACCTGTTGCAGGGTTcatacgcccttgaaaaaccttgaaaagtgcttgaaaaaaaaaggttcattttcaagtgcttgaaaaccttgaaaaagttttaaaaccttgaaaaagtttcttagtgcttaaattccctcaaaaatcaacgaattgtgcttagaagttttaaaaaagtatttcaccaatgcaattttctgaacatgtgttcagtatgcaacatcgcgaaaaattgcttccgtgtttgggatttcaatccttttgcatcttgtaaatattttgatgttttttacaaccgaaagatattttgacatatggtaccttagattagtttatttttgtttgatttcattaattataacaaagaaattaatttggaaaccatgacaacattgaacttactcgggtttcgcggaaaattgctcttgtgtttgaaatttcaatctttttgcatcctgcaaatatttaaatattttggctaatcaaatgttagtttcgcatatgctaccttagattagtatattttttgtttaattttaatgaaaaacaaataaatttatttcatgggaaacatgccacgtcgaacgaactcagactttgcgaaaaattgcttctcgtgtttgaaatttcaatctttttgcatcttgcaaatatttaaatgtattcactaatcggatgttattttcatatttgctaccgtagattagcatattttatgtttaatttcggtaaaatataagtttattttatgggaaacatgacaacattaaacttaattcgcgaaaatttgcttcccttgtttgagatttcaatccttttgcattttgtaaatatttttctatttttggcaattagtagttatttcgacactgctacatcagattagcttattttattttttattttaataactaaagagttaaagaatttattaccttggtcttgtttaattatttgcttatttatttttgcaattttgaatcattatctttacctaatttttggtcataacagattttttttaaaaaaaatttaaatttcagcagttgagcacctaacaaattaatttaaagtttgtattttaaatataaagttgatttatataattttatttataagtacatcatttttttatgtctgttaaaataaataaggtgtataacaggggtggttgtgttatgattattcacttgaaatccagtagtgttcgtttttatgcttttacctccctatatctccaattttccccttttcctcaaatgttcaaaattactactttattaaggttgtgggtacttggagcttactgaaagaggctttaatcagcaaagaagtagatagcttaaggagggtcattcatcttcatttggatctaataaattgaccagtaccagcctagttaggcccagtgcctgttgctggttatcaacaggcactgggcatggtatttctatgcagaatattttaacttaataaactattttatgaattgtatgcatagcaaaagttattgttgtacatatgtatattcaagtaataggggtcttagttttaaaaattattccccccccccctcgccccattttgctctttgaaactttcaggtaatgaacctgaatattattgcctttctaaatttaaattctaatttcaacaataacccatttttttccaaaataaaactacttttgtcataatatatgtcaacttcttgtgaatcttttcaatttcgaaatatggctctataaatctgaacttgcacatttattctctatttgcaagttaatcaatgaaagctgaataggctcaagtttgcattcagagtatttatcactgcttaagctgcttttgtatattttgaggtgtagagactggactgtggacttcataaacttttcttctaatttttaaatttactcgaggacagttgaaatgccttattggctgaacagctaataaatacatacgaataattgatttgcatacttataaatgatttgcaaacctaatatttttagaacttaaaagtgcaaactgaaataactttctgggtagtgtttttgtcctaaacgcccttatattgtaataaaccactgtatagatattggaaataaatattgaaaccggggggggggggagtgacttcaaaaactcctctctggcaatgccattgaacttgggtattttagtttcttcccataaaagttaaaagcagttatgaaaggtttttttaatttgctgattctagaaaatatacaaacctctgactgctgcaagctttgaaaaacctcaaaattaaacctcttggtatctgcttctctttatgaccaaacttttcaaacattttcagaaaaactttcaacgcagtagatctttcatcaaagcgtctctagttgtagaaaaagcaattttgttttcctatacttttttgtattattgccttatttccatgtgtttgtagtaaatgaaatctgcatacaatatttttagtacaaatttatgatattgccttgaaaacaaaattttttaccttgaaaagtacttgaaaagtgcttgaatttttttctgcctaaagggtatgaaccctgctgttggtatattgcatgtggaAAAGTCTTAGTCTAGTACAGGGGTTCTCAAATTTGCAAGTTCTATGCCTCCCTTTGAACACTGAAGATAggtcaccgcccccccccccccaaccatatGTGGTTATTACAAGTAGTACAATTGGAAGCTGATTAGGATAACTGAAGCTGGTTATTAAACCAAGATCTTGCTAATTTCACACACAAAACCGACTTTATATTACTACACGTACCTTTATTTTGAATATGCACTAGAACCACGTTTATCCGTACCCCGTCCGGATCAAACTTGTAaagatttaagttttttaaatttcataaacatttcaatttcaaagaatttttatttatgagagcAAGAACAGAACTAGTAAGTcaaacattcgctttttattttgattaaatgtacaactcTAGCTACAATAAATTATAGCAATCTAACAAACATAATGGCGCATTTGGATGAGCGTCAGCACGCCCCCCTTGCAGTGAACTGTAAGTGATCAAGCAAGGGTGCCCCCCCTCTCTTCGAGCAAGGGCGCAACCCCCCCCCTGAAAGTTGCAAAGACCCCCCAAATGCAAGAAcccctaaaaaagagaaaaatacctctcaaaacaaccccctaaaaatttcaattgcgcCGTCTGATGAAATCTTGCGCCTccccatgaacccccccccccccaggtgagcaCCGCTGGATCAAGTGTATGCTCAAAAATTTTGTTACcaagcattgttttttgctgtaacgaaaaataagtgttttttaagaatttattttgtttattactcAGATTACacggattttcgtttatccggactGCCTTGGGTTCTAATTGGTCGGAATAAACGAGGTTGCACACTATTAGTACATTATGTTATTTCAACGTATAAATTccaagaaaaaaaggaataaaaatacatttttaaggtaATTCTAGGATCTAAGCCAGGTTGGCACGCACCCTCTCCCCCTACCAGTCTCTTTCACTGCATTATTAAGAGAGTTTACACTGTTATTGAATATTCACTTGTGTCCACAAAATTGAGTTATAGTCCGATCGCGAACAACTGACGACAGAAAACGAGGCCATTCTCTAAAATAGgtagaagaggaagaaaaaacgTGTGCCGTATTTTCGAGTTTAGgaacattttggcgatatgaaaaaaaaaatgtactcccGGTATATTTTCGTTATGTGATTATTTGGACCGGAAATGTTTAAGTTGCAGTAATAACTGCATTGAGTtaaaatgacaagctttgcattcttCATTGCAACCTCACTCgagccaattttcaattgaaattaattacagGGGGCGTTGTTGTCTCTGACagtggctgctgaaagaagtaaaaccaaatctcacccacttacgtaggatgtgacctgcccaatgagacatctgccttagccgcacaaaattaaaatgttttatcccTTTGACtaaatttctttaattgaaaGGTGACGTATTTAAGCTCTAGAACCAATGGCGCAGTTGCAAATTCAGGTTTTCAATTTATCTCTTCATATCGCACTTTCACGAAAATGGACAGATCTGAAACAGGGCGGGGCCAAGGGCCAACTCTTGGCAGCCAGACTTTAATTAATGTTTGTTTTACATCTTTGTTTCTTATGCACTCACACCTCCCTTGAAATTTCTTCTACACAACCTGGGAAAGcgcatccccccccctcctccggtTGAGAACTCCTACTCTAGAAAATATTTCCAGAAAACGTTTTTGGTGAAAACAGTAATAAATCATTTTGTTTGATCTTCCGTAAAAGATTCGATCGTCTCAAAATCCTGATCTTTACAGAAGGTGAAGAAGATTCGAACCTTTACATAAATTCGATTAAATTGTCTTCTGTAAAGGATGATAAATTCTGAAAGTCTTTTGCATAACCTTGGGTTAtgcagaagacttttttttttttgcatttaaacccCAAGAAGACTTTGTTTGTAATTGGTTCTTCCAAATTACAAACAAAGTACCATCGGGCATCATTTCTGAAATTGTACAGTTCCGTTAAACTGTGACTCCAATAACATGTTTCTTTTTCACTGAACTCTCAAAAAAGCctttaaacattgtcaaggtcataccTCAAGTGACCAGGCTCATGTTTTTGCTGCTGTTACCCATAGCTTGGCAAAGTATTGTAATCACTTTCCTCTCCGTTCAGGGTGCTGCTGCGACTTGAATAATGTTGACACGGGTTTGTTCAAACACTATTTTTGTTAATGAGTGTTTCtcgattataaaatatttttctattggaTATTGTAATCATTTATACATACTaacatcataaaaaaaacaagaagagaaATTCCACCATAAAGAATTTAAATGACTGAGCCAAACTATGCCCTTTTTATttgatatcatttgaaaaaaatcaactcaAGTGTCGCACGCATGCGTTCTTTTCTCcacattgtaaaataaataataattgaaaaaaaaaaaaatctttgccggTTTCAGTAGAAAACCAATaagaaactggaattccatgacTTTTCTTTATGATGTAGTTTCGCGTAAATTCAGAGAACACAAACCCATCTTTGCTCCCGAGCATTGAGGTCCTTTTAGCTTAAAGGTAAAGTCCTGGATACCATCACAAAGGTCCGTGGATCAAAACCCACCACGGACACATCGCCCACTCTACTGTCCACATCCGTGGATGATGAATGAGAGGCTTCTTTGGAATAAGATGCGTTTTTGAAAGGCCTAGTTGTCCACACTGTTCCACTCCATATgtgacatagttaaaatattttaaaacctttcaTAAAGTACTTTCGTACAAAACCACTGCAAAGAGCAATAAAAACGAGgaaatgtgtgcatcacatgacttcctttttcgccaatttaatgataatagtgccttggagtaagcaaggaaacactttaaatattttcacgaCTAGTTCGTcacgaaccgatgcaaaaaaagCGTTTCACACAGATTAATCTTCCCAGTATCGTCAGTTTTAACGTGATTAAATGGAtaactctaaatatcgccaatagcgtCTAATTTCAACCAAATtcgaataataattttttttgcgaaatttgcCGCCAGCTTGGCGATAGAAGGCAAGCGTTCGCCGAATTATtccatcacttgagtttgcattgatattattatgattcccccccccccaaaaaaaaggtccaaaagacattttttggaacatccgaatataaccaaaaggggagggcacaactagaccccactaggagtctacataccaaatttcaacttcctacgacatgccgtttttgagtaatgcgagatacatacgtccatacggacgtcacgagaaaactcgtggtaatttaCTCTgagatggtcaaaatggatacttcagcCGTCCATACGTTCTTATGCTATATGGTAGAATCGAAAAAAACACtcgaacattcattcggggatgagtaaaatggaaaattaggCCGAAAtgtgagggaaattttttttcgcgaatacagtataTACTTCTTTTActattgtaaaagaaaataaaaatgcatgattAGTAAGCCtatattattaaaattgataaacaaaATTCAACAGCCTCGGTCATGATCTGTAGTATTTTCGGTAGAATGACTCCAAAATATATTGAAatgaactaaataataattgttagtcagtttattaaaacattaaaacgtaATGATTGATTtctattaaatcatttatttcgAATTTAATTAACATCTTTGAACATGATGATATAGAACTTCAATATTTTGCagtcaataaatatatttttttaatgttcgcaGGGAGATTTATTTCGTTCCGCTTCGCAATTGTTAACATGAATATCTGTTTGCTATTGACATTTTATAGATATTTCTTTCAAAGAGTTAAGAAAATAAGTGTTGCTGCATTATCCTTCAGTAGATTCATTTTCGGAAAACTCTGCCTGCTGTCATTGCGCTTGAAGCCATCAGAAAAACTGCTTCTAATTTTTATGTGCGGCTGTACTATGATTTTCGCAATCGTCTAGATATCATTAATTTTTACTGAGTATTCCATATTATCCAGCTGAGGAAgcttctaaaaattaaagaaataataatggggattaaattttgatgaatgAGTAAGTTATTTGCTTTAGTCGCATTGAATGTTGCAAGTACTTATATATTTGTTGTCGCAAGTAAAACTAATTCTGCAACCATTAATTTTGCTGAACTTTCTTCCCTTTGTACTCAATTGAATGAcacagaaaacattttaaacgtcTCACTGTTCTTGCAGTCACCAGAAAACTGCTTCTAATTTTTATGTGGCTGTACTATGATTTTCGTCGGTGTGACATTTCCACGCAATCGTctaaatatctttaatttttactGAATATTTCATATTATCCAGCTGAGGAAGcttctagaaattaaaaaaataataatgcggATTAACTTTTGATGAATGAGTAAGTTATTTGCTTTAGTCGCATTGAACGTTGCAAGTACTTATACATTTGTTGTCGCAAGTAAAACTGATTCTGCAACCATTAATTTTGCTGAACTTTCTTCCCTTTGTACTCAATTGAATGacatagaaaacattttaaacgtcTCACTGCTCTTGCAGTCACCAGAAAACTGCTTCTAATTTTTATGTGGCTGTACTATGATTTTCGTCGGTGTGACATTTCCACGCAATCGTCTAGATATCATTAATTTTTACTGAGTATTCCATATTATCCAGCTGAGGAAgcttctaaaaattaaagaaataataatgcggattaaattttgatgaatgAGTAAGTTATTTGCTTTATTCGCATGAATGTTGCAAGTACTTATACATTTGTTGTCGCAAGTAAAGCTGATTCTGCAACCATTAATTTTGATGAACTTTCTTCCCTTTGTACTCAATTGAATGacatagaaaacattttaaacgtcTCACTGCTCTTGCAGTCACCAGAAAACTGCTTCTAATTTTTATGTGGCTGTACTATGATTTTCGTCGGTGTGACATTTCCACGCAATCGTCTAGATATCATTAATTTTTACTGAGTATTCCATATTATCCAGCTGAGGAAgcttctaaaaattaaagaaataataatgcggattaaattttgatgaatgAGTAAGTTATTTGCTTTATTCGCATGAATGTTGCAAGTACTTATACATTTGTTGTCGCAAGTAAAACTGATTCTGCAACCATTAATTTTGCTGAATTTTCTTCCCTTTGTACTCAATTGAATGacatagaaaacattttaaacgtcTCAGTGCTTTTGCAGTCACCAGAAAACTGCTACTTCTAATTTTTATGTGGCTGTACTATGATTTTCGTCGGTGTGACATTTCCACGCAATCGTctaaatatctttaatttttactGAATATTTCATATTATCCAGCTGAGGAAGcttctagaaattaaaaaaataataatgcggATTAACTTTTGATGAATGAAAGTTATTTGCTTTAGTCGCATTGAACGTTGCAAGTACTTATACATTTGTTGTCGCAAGTAAAACTGATTCTGCAACCATTAATTTTGCTGAACTTTCTTCCCTTTGTACTCAATTGAATGa contains:
- the LOC129226325 gene encoding zinc finger protein 501-like, translating into MNLNCFDSSETTCIKGEYSKKHSLKHEDLFVSQYCEDQYSSKSELEERLLEHSEDKLHTCEVCKSSFRQKRSLKRHMIVHMRERPFACNLCEARFSRKEVLDSHFITHREDRTFPCGMCEKTFKHNVSLRRHFLSHEEEKPECEICGKIYSDRSNYKKHLTIHTGEKPYSCEHCEKTFRSKKYLLQHLATHSDAKPYACEICNKTFGQKRLLKAHQLRHAGEKPYSCKHCEKTLRSKKYLLQHLTTHSDLKPYACEICNKTFGQKRGLKAHQLRHAGEKPYSCEHCEKTLKSKKYLLQHLATHSDAKPYACEICNKTFGQKRGLKAHQLRHAGEKPYSCEHCEKTLKSKKYLLQHLATHSDAKPYACEICNKTFGQKRGLKAHQLRHAGEKPFACEHCEKTLKSKKYLLQHLATHSDAKPYACEICNKTFGQKRGLKAHQLRHAGEKPFACEHCEKTLKSKKYLLQHLATHSDAKPYACEICNKTFGQKRGLKAHQLRHAGEKPFACEVFDQSLLDAA